A window of Blastomonas sp. SL216 contains these coding sequences:
- a CDS encoding UrcA family protein gives MTKIFTALALAALTIPAIAAPAQNAQSMPVPINHLDLASTDGQRSLARRIHRAAQALCAIHAVDSLPQAQRSERRCIRETQMRALAAARTQHAALAAVPARMVQPGIATAE, from the coding sequence ATGACGAAGATTTTCACGGCACTGGCCCTGGCAGCGCTGACGATTCCGGCGATCGCCGCCCCTGCCCAAAACGCGCAGAGCATGCCGGTTCCGATCAACCATCTGGATCTGGCATCCACGGACGGCCAGAGGAGCCTTGCGCGGCGCATCCACCGTGCCGCCCAGGCGCTGTGCGCGATTCACGCCGTCGATAGCCTGCCACAGGCCCAGCGCTCGGAGCGCCGCTGCATCAGGGAAACGCAGATGCGCGCCCTGGCCGCGGCAAGAACCCAGCACGCCGCCCTTGCCGCTGTGCCCGCGCGGATGGTGCAGCCGGGTATCGCGACGGCGGAATGA
- a CDS encoding TonB-dependent receptor, protein MAKTAFLMVTSYLALSTPAWAETATASASAATASDAAALETTDADAAQQSTDTAAKPPQEMFSTGVAKGRDRLDSATSTSALRGEDITILGPRPIGEVLRTMAGLRVATSIGEGNNNYTVRGLPLAAGGSKYMQIQEDGLPLLEFADLFNVGADVYLRNDLTVNAIETIRGGSASTFASNSPGGLINILSRTGEVEGGSVQLTTGVDFDTKRVDFTYGGKLGENTRFQIGGFYRQGEGPRNNGFDGWKGGQIKFNITREFENGYIRLYLKYLDDRSPTFAPYFANITGTNANPRIRSFPGFDLRDDTILSSFLGPIITLDQNNNPAAFPVATGQSAESKSIGLEGQFEVAGWTITERMRYAANGGDFSRGFPNTANTVSAFAAGQGGVGATARYASGPLAGQLIDPNGLINGNGLLSLYFFSFVRARSLDNFTNDVRASKVWELPGGKLTTTVGGYLATQDLNTTWLHTAMNIDANGDNGTAQVDIFNAAGQPQTLNGYFAFARATSLFRRAFDVNYKVFAPYGSVNYHFGKIAIGGSLRYDIGRVRGSLVGADLNNGSVGLITQDINRDGIINPAERRVAFLPFTQSAPVNYNYGYLSYSAGINYRAAEPFSLFARYSKGARANADKVLFTPLISNATGDIRSNTDKQDNVKQLEGGFKFRKDGFTFNATAFRVTAADHNVINGAANRTDRRYRATGVEMEGGVHKGPFSLMIGATYTKAKITRDLLDPTLTGKEPRHQPDWTFFATPSVDLGRAVIGASIVGVTKSFSQDSNLLVMPGFTTVDLFGQVKLFNGGSLQVNANNVFNTLGIFEVNQASVPANGVGFARAINGRTISASLRFDF, encoded by the coding sequence ATGGCCAAGACTGCATTTCTGATGGTCACGTCCTATCTGGCGCTTTCGACACCGGCATGGGCCGAAACGGCTACCGCGTCTGCCTCTGCAGCTACGGCGTCCGATGCCGCAGCATTGGAAACGACCGATGCCGATGCTGCGCAGCAATCCACCGACACTGCGGCCAAGCCGCCGCAGGAGATGTTCTCCACTGGCGTTGCCAAGGGCCGTGACCGGCTGGATAGCGCAACCTCGACCAGCGCGCTGCGCGGCGAAGACATCACGATCCTGGGCCCGCGCCCGATCGGCGAAGTGCTGCGCACCATGGCGGGCCTGCGCGTCGCGACCAGCATCGGCGAAGGCAATAACAACTACACCGTGCGCGGGCTGCCGCTGGCGGCCGGTGGTTCGAAATACATGCAGATCCAGGAAGACGGCCTGCCGCTGCTGGAATTTGCCGATCTGTTCAACGTCGGCGCGGATGTCTATCTGCGCAACGACCTGACCGTGAACGCGATCGAGACGATCCGTGGCGGCTCTGCCTCCACCTTCGCGTCCAACTCGCCCGGCGGCCTGATCAACATCCTGTCGCGCACCGGCGAGGTCGAGGGCGGGTCGGTGCAACTCACCACCGGAGTCGATTTCGACACGAAGCGCGTCGATTTCACTTATGGCGGCAAGCTGGGCGAAAACACCCGCTTCCAGATCGGCGGCTTCTACCGCCAGGGTGAAGGCCCGCGCAACAATGGCTTCGATGGCTGGAAGGGTGGCCAGATCAAGTTCAACATCACGCGCGAGTTCGAGAATGGCTATATCCGGCTGTATCTCAAATATCTCGATGACCGCTCGCCGACCTTTGCGCCCTATTTCGCCAACATCACCGGCACCAACGCCAATCCGCGCATCCGCAGCTTTCCCGGCTTCGACCTGCGCGATGACACCATCCTGTCCTCTTTCCTGGGCCCGATCATCACGCTCGACCAGAACAACAACCCGGCCGCCTTCCCGGTCGCGACCGGCCAGAGCGCCGAATCCAAGTCGATCGGGCTGGAGGGCCAGTTCGAGGTCGCCGGTTGGACGATCACCGAACGCATGCGCTATGCGGCCAATGGCGGCGATTTCAGCCGCGGCTTCCCCAATACGGCCAACACCGTGTCGGCTTTTGCCGCAGGCCAGGGCGGGGTCGGCGCAACCGCGCGCTATGCCAGCGGGCCTCTGGCGGGCCAGCTGATCGATCCCAATGGGCTGATCAACGGCAACGGACTGCTGTCGCTCTATTTCTTCTCGTTCGTGCGCGCGCGTTCGCTCGACAATTTCACCAATGATGTCCGAGCCAGCAAGGTGTGGGAACTGCCCGGCGGCAAGCTGACCACGACGGTCGGCGGCTATCTGGCGACGCAGGACCTCAACACCACCTGGCTGCACACCGCGATGAACATCGACGCCAATGGCGACAATGGCACCGCGCAGGTCGACATCTTCAACGCCGCAGGTCAGCCGCAGACGCTGAACGGCTATTTCGCCTTTGCCCGTGCGACCAGCCTGTTCCGCCGCGCGTTCGATGTGAACTACAAGGTGTTCGCGCCTTATGGATCGGTGAACTATCATTTCGGCAAGATCGCGATTGGCGGCAGCCTGCGCTATGATATCGGGCGCGTGCGCGGCTCGCTGGTGGGGGCAGACCTCAACAACGGCAGTGTCGGCCTGATCACGCAGGACATCAACCGCGATGGCATCATCAACCCGGCCGAACGCCGCGTTGCCTTCCTGCCGTTCACCCAGTCCGCGCCGGTCAACTATAACTACGGCTATCTGAGTTATTCGGCGGGGATCAACTATCGCGCGGCAGAGCCCTTCTCGCTCTTCGCGCGCTACAGCAAGGGCGCGCGCGCCAATGCCGACAAGGTGCTGTTCACGCCGCTGATCAGCAATGCCACGGGCGACATCCGCAGCAACACCGACAAGCAGGACAATGTGAAGCAGCTCGAAGGCGGCTTCAAGTTCCGCAAGGACGGCTTCACCTTCAACGCGACGGCGTTCCGCGTGACGGCAGCGGACCATAATGTGATCAACGGCGCAGCCAATCGCACCGATCGGCGCTACCGTGCCACCGGCGTCGAAATGGAAGGCGGGGTGCACAAGGGGCCGTTCAGCCTGATGATCGGCGCAACCTATACCAAGGCCAAGATCACCCGCGACCTGCTCGATCCGACGCTGACCGGCAAGGAACCGCGCCACCAGCCCGACTGGACCTTCTTCGCGACGCCCTCGGTCGATCTGGGCCGCGCCGTGATCGGTGCCAGCATCGTCGGCGTGACCAAGAGCTTCTCGCAGGATTCGAACCTGCTGGTGATGCCCGGCTTCACCACGGTCGACCTGTTCGGCCAGGTCAAGCTGTTCAACGGCGGCAGCCTGCAGGTCAACGCCAACAACGTGTTCAACACGCTCGGCATTTTCGAGGTGAACCAGGCCAGCGTGCCAGCCAATGGCGTCGGCTTTGCCCGCGCGATCAACGGGCGGACGATTTCCGCCTCGTTGCGCTTCGACTTCTGA
- a CDS encoding PAS domain-containing protein, with protein MVQTDASRLQQATHAAELDALYARAPLGLGLVDRDLRFVRVNPALADMNGFSPEEHVGKKVWDLVPDLRATAEPMLLKVIETGEPLRDVTVTGTTLAYPGQIREWREQFYPIFVGEGQVTGIGIICEDVTDRRVQEREIREREDRLRRVLDQLFAFVGVLTLDGHVDYANRAPLDAAGLELGDVAGRPFWEAPWWSYDPAVQERLKAAIGAAGAGEVVRYDVPVRLGDQLMTIDFQLAPLRDSSGAIAGLIPSGTIIEERVQAERALRALADDLEITVARRTAALHEANAQLTEEIARREAAQDALIHSQKLEAMGRLVAGVAHDFNNILAAVLSGLSLVGRRLDDPEALKLIDMSTNAAMRGTGLVKQLLAFARQQRLDPERIDLAAFLHELEPLLRVSAGTGVTVEVNEDGSCGAIIADAAQLQSALLNLVINARDAMPDGGTVRIAARAVRAPGPDALGDLADGDYVAISVIDTGTGMPSDVLARVAEPFFTTKQVGKGTGLGVSMVHGFTHQSGGGLSIESEVGKGTVMTLFLPREPAGQAALADAPSGAAGVPESA; from the coding sequence ATGGTTCAGACTGATGCTTCCCGCTTGCAGCAGGCTACCCATGCGGCCGAGCTGGATGCGCTGTACGCGCGCGCGCCACTGGGCCTGGGGCTGGTGGACCGCGATCTGCGCTTCGTCCGCGTCAACCCCGCGCTCGCGGACATGAACGGCTTTTCGCCCGAGGAGCATGTCGGCAAGAAGGTCTGGGATCTGGTGCCCGATCTGCGCGCAACGGCCGAGCCGATGCTGCTCAAGGTCATCGAGACCGGCGAACCGCTGCGCGATGTCACCGTCACCGGCACGACGCTCGCTTATCCGGGACAGATCCGCGAATGGCGCGAGCAATTCTACCCGATCTTTGTCGGCGAGGGCCAGGTCACCGGAATCGGCATCATCTGCGAGGATGTCACCGACCGCCGCGTCCAGGAACGCGAAATTCGCGAGCGCGAGGACCGGCTGCGCCGCGTGCTCGACCAGCTGTTCGCCTTTGTCGGCGTGCTGACGCTGGACGGTCATGTCGATTATGCCAATCGCGCGCCTCTCGATGCGGCCGGGCTGGAACTGGGCGATGTGGCGGGGCGGCCGTTCTGGGAGGCCCCCTGGTGGTCTTACGATCCGGCGGTGCAGGAACGGCTGAAGGCAGCCATCGGCGCGGCGGGCGCCGGTGAAGTCGTGCGCTATGACGTTCCGGTGCGGCTCGGTGACCAGCTGATGACCATCGATTTCCAGCTAGCCCCGTTGCGCGATTCCTCAGGCGCGATCGCCGGTCTCATCCCGTCGGGCACGATCATCGAGGAACGCGTGCAGGCTGAACGTGCGCTGCGCGCGCTGGCCGACGATCTGGAGATCACCGTGGCGCGGCGGACGGCGGCCTTGCACGAGGCCAATGCCCAGCTGACCGAGGAAATCGCCCGGCGTGAGGCTGCGCAGGACGCGCTGATCCATAGCCAGAAGCTGGAGGCCATGGGCCGGCTGGTTGCGGGCGTCGCCCATGATTTCAACAACATCCTCGCCGCCGTGCTGAGCGGGCTGTCACTGGTCGGGCGGCGGCTCGACGATCCCGAAGCGCTGAAGCTGATCGACATGAGCACCAATGCGGCGATGCGCGGCACCGGGCTGGTCAAGCAGCTGCTCGCGTTCGCACGGCAACAGCGGCTGGACCCTGAGCGGATCGACCTTGCTGCATTCCTGCACGAGCTCGAGCCGTTGCTGCGGGTGTCGGCGGGAACGGGAGTTACGGTCGAGGTGAACGAGGACGGCAGCTGCGGTGCGATCATCGCGGACGCTGCCCAGCTGCAATCGGCGCTGCTCAACCTGGTGATCAATGCGCGCGATGCGATGCCCGATGGCGGCACGGTGCGCATCGCCGCGCGTGCGGTGCGCGCACCGGGTCCTGACGCGCTGGGCGATCTTGCCGATGGCGATTATGTCGCGATCAGCGTCATCGATACCGGCACCGGCATGCCGTCTGACGTGCTGGCCCGCGTCGCCGAACCATTCTTTACCACCAAGCAGGTCGGCAAGGGCACCGGCCTGGGCGTTTCGATGGTGCACGGGTTCACCCATCAATCGGGCGGCGGCCTCAGCATCGAGAGCGAGGTGGGGAAGGGTACGGTGATGACGCTGTTCCTGCCGCGCGAGCCGGCAGGACAGGCGGCGCTAGCCGATGCGCCATCAGGCGCTGCCGGGGTTCCCGAGAGCGCCTGA